A part of Palaemon carinicauda isolate YSFRI2023 chromosome 8, ASM3689809v2, whole genome shotgun sequence genomic DNA contains:
- the LOC137644843 gene encoding uncharacterized protein — protein MLQLPPSAHAELSAHLTSPGSSGASFTLDGGCASEAGEGAEHAEGEVGWVCKSCRLVFPSPTLLAGHQRVLDHTQGVLRLTQLLYACTSCRQHSATLSEYRRHIDGEQHRASIRSVVASSTTTTTSNATVTSTSTPVVEDAEVAAVVRQITALAQVAHPGTDTNANINKDRTTTSTPGPQAAPSQ, from the coding sequence ATGCTCCAACTGCCACCATCTGCGCATGCAGAGCTCAGTGCACATCTAACTTCGCCGGGATCATCAGGTGCCAGTTTTACCTTAGACGGAGGCTGTGCCTCTGAGGCAGGGGAAGGGGCTGAACATGCAGAGGGGGAAGTTGGCTGGGTATGCAAGTCTTGTCGCCTGGTGTTCCCTTCTCCCACCTTGCTGGCTGGCCACCAACGAGTCCTTGATCACACCCAGGGTGTCCTTCGACTAACTCAGCTCCTCTATGCTTGCACTTCATGCCGTCAACATTCGGCTACCCTTTCAGAGTACAGACGTCATATAGATGGAGAACAACATCGGGCCTCTATCAGATCAGTTGTAGCGAGCTCAACAACTACCACCACATCTAATGCTACTGTCACCTCGACATCCACCCCGGTTGTAGAAGATGCTGAGGTTGCTGCTGTTGTGCGCCAGATAACAGCTTTGGCCCAAGTGGCTCATCCAGGCACTGATACTAATGCCAATATCAACAAGGACCGTACTACCACCTCCACCCCTGGTCCTCAAGCAGCCCCTAGCCAGTAG